One genomic region from Prionailurus bengalensis isolate Pbe53 chromosome C1, Fcat_Pben_1.1_paternal_pri, whole genome shotgun sequence encodes:
- the BTBD19 gene encoding BTB/POZ domain-containing protein 19, with amino-acid sequence METPGLVVHGEAAPFSTALRSLLNNPQYSDVCFVVGQERQEVFAHRCLLACRCNFFQRLLGPKLGSGMPSPVVLSTVPAEAFLAVLEFLYTNSVRLHRHSVLEVLTAAIEYGLEELRELCLEFVVKVLDVELVCEALQVAVTFGLGPLQERCIAFIEAHSQEALRTRGFLELSAPALLSLLRSDKLRVDEAELVLAARSWARVGAAVLERPVAEVAAPVVRELRLALLAPAELSALEEQNQREPLIPVEQIVEAWKCHALRRGDAARGAPCRRRRGTLPREHHCFLDLPFK; translated from the exons atggAGACCCCAGGACTGGTTGTGCACGGGGAGGCTGCACCCTTTTCCACAGCACTCCGAAGCCTTCTCAACAATCCCCAATACAG TGATGTTTGCTTTGTGGTCGGTCAAGAACGGCAGGAGGTGTTTGCCCACCGGTGCTTGTTGGCCTGTAGATGCAACTTCTTCCAACGACTTCTGGGTCCGAAGCTGGGCTCTGGCATGCCTAGCCCCGTGGTGCTAAGCACTGTGCCAGCTGAGGCCTTCCTGGCAGTGCTGGAGTTCCTGTACACCAACAGCGTCAGGCTGCACCGCCACTCT GTGCTGGAGGTGCTGACCGCGGCTATAGAATATGGGCTGGAGGAACTGCGAGAG CTGTGCCTGGAGTTTGTGGTGAAGGTGCTGGATGTGGAACTGGTTTGTGAGGCCTTGCAG GTTGCTGTAACCTTTGGCCTGGGACCGCTGCAGGAGCGTTGCATAGCCTTCATAGAGGCCCACAGCCAG GAGGCGCTCCGGACCCGCGGGTTCCTGGAGCTGTCGGCGCCAGCCTTGCTGTCCCTGTTGCGCAGCGACAAGCTCCGCGTGGACGAGGCTGAGCTCGTTCTGGCGGCCAGGAGCTGGGCACGCGTGGGTGCG GCTGTGCTGGAGCGGCCGGTGGCCGAGGTGGCGGCCCCGGTGGTGCGGGAGCTGAGACTGGCTTTGCTGGCCCCGGCGGAGCTGAGTGCCCTGGAAGAGCAGAACCAGCGGGAGCCGCTCATCCCG GTGGAGCAGATCGTAGAGGCGTGGAAATGCCACGCTCTGCGAAGAGGGGATGCGGCCAGGGGCGCCCCGTGCCGCCGCCGGAGGGGAACCCTGCCCCGGGAGCATCACTGCTTTCTGGACCTGCCCTTTAAGTGA
- the DYNLT4 gene encoding dynein light chain Tctex-type 4, translating to MAGRSVPPGRQEEDTTKDPGLKLSPVRPPGHLPSIEEARLASLGPASRRGSVLGPASSFSRRNSLAGPGVGPGGRRPSLGPVPLLGSRVSFSGLPLAPVRQVAPSYRTEPAPGERWEASRLQCALEAALAGRLHNACYSGVEAGPLAQELCELVRVRLREISPPRYKLVCSVVLGPRAGQGVHVVSRALWDTECDGLASAAFTNASLFAVAVVHGLYYE from the coding sequence ATGGCTGGCAGGTCTGTGCCCCCAGGACGCCAGGAGGAGGATACTACCAAAGACCCCGGGCTGAAACTATCACCAGTGAGGCCTCCAGGCCACCTGCCCAGTATTGAAGAGGCCCGACTAGCAAGTCTGGGCCCGGCCTCCCGCcgtggctctgtgctgggcccagCCTCATCCTTCTCACGCCGCAACTCGCTGGCCGGACCAGGCGTGGGTCCTGGGGGTCGGCGACCATCTCTGGGCCCAGTTCCTCTTTTGGGCTCAAGGGTTAGCTTCTCTGGGTTGCCCCTAGCGCCCGTGCGTCAGGTGGCACCCTCCTACCGCACAGAGCCAGCGCCAGGGGAGCGCTGGGAAGCCTCGCGCTTACAGTGCGCCCTGGAGGCAGCGCTGGCGGGGAGGCTACACAATGCGTGCTACTCGGGTGTGGAGGCCGGGCCTCTGGCTCAGGAGCTGTGCGAGTTGGTACGCGTGCGCCTGCGTGAGATCAGTCCCCCGCGCTACAAGCTAGTGTGCAGCGTGGTGCTGGGGCCGCGCGCCGGCCAGGGCGTGCACGTGGTCAGCCGCGCGCTCTGGGACACCGAATGCGATGGTCTGGCCTCCGCCGCCTTCACCAACGCCTCGCTCTTCGCCGTGGCCGTGGTCCATGGGCTCTACTACGAGTGA